The Alnus glutinosa chromosome 7, dhAlnGlut1.1, whole genome shotgun sequence genome includes a region encoding these proteins:
- the LOC133872232 gene encoding short-chain dehydrogenase reductase 2a-like isoform X1 — MVAQVISETTLQGINVSGRESSAPPSPKRLEGKIAIVTGGARGIGEATVRLFARHGAKVVIADVEDTLGTALADSLAPSVTYFHCDVSLEEDMENLIESTVSRYGQLDILFNNAGVLGNQSKAHKSIVDFDIDEFDRVMRINVRGMALGIKLAARVMIPRGGGCIISTASVAGVMGGLGPHAYTASKHAIVGLTKNTACELGRYGIRVNCISPFGVATPMLINAWRSGDEEEDECMDFGMPREEEVEKMETFVRGLANLKGPTLRAKDIAEAALYLASDESKYVSGHNLVVDGGITTSARNCVNL; from the exons ATGGTTGCCCAAGTGATCTCCGAGACAACCCTTCAGGGGATTAATGTCTCCGGAAGGGAAAGCAGTGCTCCTCCTTCTCCTAAAAG GTTGGAGGGAAAGATTGCCATTGTCACCGGCGGTGCCAGAGGAATCGGAGAAGCAACAGTACGGCTTTTCGCCCGACATGGAGCTAAGGTTGTCATTGCGGACGTGGAGGATACCCTTGGAACTGCGCTGGCCGATTCCTTAGCTCCTTCAGTGACCTATTTTCACTGCGATGTTAGCTTGGAAGAGGACATGGAGAACTTGATTGAATCGACCGTTTCACGCTACGGACAGCTCGACATCCTTTTCAACAATGCCGGGGTTCTGGGGAATCAATCCAAGGCGCACAAGAGCATTGTAGACTTCGACATCGATGAATTCGACCGTGTCATGCGCATCAACGTGAGAGGCATGGCGCTAGGAATCAAGCTTGCGGCTCGCGTGATGATTCCCAGAGGCGGCGGGTGCATCATTTCGACGGCGAGTGTCGCCGGAGTCATGGGAGGGCTTGGGCCGCATGCTTATACAGCTTCAAAGCACGCCATTGTGGGGCTTACAAAGAACACAGCTTGTGAACTCGGCCGATATGGGATTAGGGTGAACTGCATTTCTCCGTTCGGAGTGGCGACGCCCATGCTGATTAATGCATGGAGGAGtggagatgaagaagaagatgaatgcATGGATTTTGGGATGCCTCGAGAGGAAGAAGTTGAGAAAATGGAGACGTTTGTGAGAGGgcttgccaacttgaaaggtccAACGCTAAGGGCTAAAGATATAGCTGAGGCTGCTCTTTACCTTGCTAGCGATGAATCCAAATATGTTAGTGGCCATAACCTTGTTGTGGATGGTGGCATTACCACCTCCGCAAGAAATTGTGTCAACCTCTGA
- the LOC133872232 gene encoding short-chain dehydrogenase reductase 2a-like isoform X2 has translation MASSLLSLEGKIAIVTGGARGIGEATVRLFARHGAKVVIADVEDTLGTALADSLAPSVTYFHCDVSLEEDMENLIESTVSRYGQLDILFNNAGVLGNQSKAHKSIVDFDIDEFDRVMRINVRGMALGIKLAARVMIPRGGGCIISTASVAGVMGGLGPHAYTASKHAIVGLTKNTACELGRYGIRVNCISPFGVATPMLINAWRSGDEEEDECMDFGMPREEEVEKMETFVRGLANLKGPTLRAKDIAEAALYLASDESKYVSGHNLVVDGGITTSARNCVNL, from the exons ATGGCATCTTCTCTCCTTTC GTTGGAGGGAAAGATTGCCATTGTCACCGGCGGTGCCAGAGGAATCGGAGAAGCAACAGTACGGCTTTTCGCCCGACATGGAGCTAAGGTTGTCATTGCGGACGTGGAGGATACCCTTGGAACTGCGCTGGCCGATTCCTTAGCTCCTTCAGTGACCTATTTTCACTGCGATGTTAGCTTGGAAGAGGACATGGAGAACTTGATTGAATCGACCGTTTCACGCTACGGACAGCTCGACATCCTTTTCAACAATGCCGGGGTTCTGGGGAATCAATCCAAGGCGCACAAGAGCATTGTAGACTTCGACATCGATGAATTCGACCGTGTCATGCGCATCAACGTGAGAGGCATGGCGCTAGGAATCAAGCTTGCGGCTCGCGTGATGATTCCCAGAGGCGGCGGGTGCATCATTTCGACGGCGAGTGTCGCCGGAGTCATGGGAGGGCTTGGGCCGCATGCTTATACAGCTTCAAAGCACGCCATTGTGGGGCTTACAAAGAACACAGCTTGTGAACTCGGCCGATATGGGATTAGGGTGAACTGCATTTCTCCGTTCGGAGTGGCGACGCCCATGCTGATTAATGCATGGAGGAGtggagatgaagaagaagatgaatgcATGGATTTTGGGATGCCTCGAGAGGAAGAAGTTGAGAAAATGGAGACGTTTGTGAGAGGgcttgccaacttgaaaggtccAACGCTAAGGGCTAAAGATATAGCTGAGGCTGCTCTTTACCTTGCTAGCGATGAATCCAAATATGTTAGTGGCCATAACCTTGTTGTGGATGGTGGCATTACCACCTCCGCAAGAAATTGTGTCAACCTCTGA